Proteins from a genomic interval of Streptomyces sp. NBC_01445:
- a CDS encoding potassium channel family protein: protein MFIPKPLRSLPPAQRRRLALLAFARSLATSLGLVALYYLAPLQQLEELSVPVPASLSVALLILAGVVTWQVFSITRADYPALRAAEALSVTTPLFLLLFAAAYFILAQDNPANFSSHTLTRTDTLYFTVSTFTTVGFGDITATSEAAHLIVTVQMLLDLLVLGLGFRLFLGAVRTGESRLSDASP, encoded by the coding sequence ATGTTTATCCCGAAACCGCTCCGCTCCCTGCCCCCGGCACAACGGCGACGGCTGGCCTTGTTGGCATTCGCGCGCAGCCTGGCCACCTCGCTGGGCCTGGTCGCGTTGTACTACCTCGCCCCGCTGCAGCAACTCGAGGAGTTGTCGGTCCCGGTCCCGGCGTCATTGTCAGTCGCGCTGCTGATCCTTGCCGGAGTCGTGACCTGGCAAGTCTTTTCGATCACCCGCGCCGACTACCCCGCCCTCCGGGCGGCCGAGGCGCTCTCGGTCACCACACCACTATTCCTGCTGCTGTTCGCCGCAGCATATTTCATCCTCGCCCAAGATAATCCGGCGAACTTCAGTTCCCACACCCTCACCCGCACCGACACCCTCTACTTCACGGTGTCGACCTTCACCACGGTCGGCTTCGGCGACATCACCGCCACCAGCGAAGCCGCCCACCTGATCGTCACCGTCCAGATGCTGCTCGATCTCCTCGTCCTAGGTCTTGGCTTTCGACTTTTCCTCGGAGCGGTCCGGACCGGCGAGAGCCGGCTATCCGACGCATCCCCGTGA
- a CDS encoding glutamate decarboxylase has product MTKRDAAALFGNRFLTVPAPSETFPEEGMAATDAMRLLDVDLAMEGDPQRNLATFVTTWMEPEAQRIIAENLHRNFIDHAEYPISAEIEQRCVRMLADLFNAPGKTTGCRTQGSSEAIMLGALSLRWKWRERRQAANLSADRPNLVFGGDVHVVWEKFCRYFDVEPRIVPLAEGKYTIGPEDVEPLLDENTIGVVAVLGTTFTGHKDDVVGIDKLLRDVRKERDLDIPIHVDGASGGFVWPFLYPDSKWDFRLEQVRSINVSGHKYGLVYPGIGWLVFREESDLPKDLVFLENYLGKTDATFTLNFSTGASMVLAQYYNFVRLGRQGYTYVMKMLQENAHALADNLRSSGRFEVIGSDLEQLPLVAFRLAGKHAYDESDVAWQLAAERGWMVPAYTLPPNAERVKILRALVKETLSREQIDRLSQDIDDACSTLDHKGATHEIERAQVKRGTGY; this is encoded by the coding sequence ATGACCAAGAGAGACGCTGCGGCCCTGTTCGGCAACCGTTTCCTGACCGTGCCCGCTCCCTCGGAGACCTTCCCCGAGGAAGGCATGGCTGCGACGGACGCGATGAGGCTGCTGGATGTGGACCTCGCCATGGAGGGTGACCCGCAGCGTAATCTCGCCACGTTTGTCACCACGTGGATGGAGCCGGAGGCGCAGCGGATCATCGCCGAGAATCTCCACCGCAATTTCATCGACCATGCGGAGTACCCGATTTCCGCCGAGATCGAGCAGCGTTGCGTGCGCATGCTCGCCGACCTCTTCAACGCGCCGGGCAAGACCACTGGATGTCGGACCCAGGGCTCGTCCGAGGCGATCATGCTCGGGGCGCTGTCGCTGAGGTGGAAGTGGCGGGAGCGCCGCCAGGCGGCCAATCTCTCGGCCGACCGGCCCAACCTGGTCTTCGGCGGGGACGTCCACGTCGTGTGGGAGAAGTTCTGCCGCTACTTCGACGTCGAGCCGCGGATCGTGCCGCTTGCCGAGGGCAAGTACACGATCGGCCCGGAGGACGTGGAGCCTCTCCTCGACGAGAACACGATCGGCGTCGTGGCCGTCCTCGGTACCACGTTCACCGGCCACAAGGACGACGTCGTCGGGATCGACAAGCTCCTGCGGGACGTCCGCAAGGAGCGGGACCTCGACATCCCGATCCACGTCGACGGAGCCAGTGGCGGCTTCGTGTGGCCCTTCCTCTACCCGGACTCGAAGTGGGACTTCCGGCTCGAGCAGGTCCGTTCGATCAACGTCTCGGGACACAAGTACGGCCTGGTGTACCCCGGCATCGGCTGGCTGGTCTTCCGCGAGGAGTCCGACCTGCCCAAGGATCTCGTGTTCCTCGAGAACTACTTGGGCAAGACCGACGCGACGTTCACCCTGAACTTCTCCACCGGCGCGTCGATGGTGCTCGCGCAGTACTACAACTTCGTCCGGCTCGGTCGCCAGGGCTACACCTACGTCATGAAGATGTTGCAGGAGAACGCCCACGCGCTGGCGGACAACCTGCGGAGCAGCGGCCGCTTCGAAGTGATCGGGAGCGACCTCGAGCAGCTGCCGCTGGTGGCTTTCCGTCTCGCCGGCAAGCACGCCTACGACGAGTCCGACGTCGCCTGGCAACTCGCGGCCGAGCGCGGCTGGATGGTGCCGGCGTACACGCTCCCGCCCAACGCGGAGCGGGTGAAGATCCTGCGTGCCCTGGTCAAAGAGACCCTGAGCCGCGAGCAGATCGACCGCCTGAGCCAGGACATCGACGACGCGTGCAGCACCTTGGACCACAAGGGTGCGACCCATGAGATCGAGCGGGCCCAGGTCAAGCGCGGCACTGGCTACTGA
- a CDS encoding catalase family protein, protein MAAQFVPYTPDVEDDDPHFDRNVQTVIEKTEAYITESVTAGGTGRALRDAHAKGYGLVRGEVEILGGLPPEYAQGIYATPGTHDALIRFSNGSPHAGADARLGAATGLALKIFDIPGPTLLEDEPDAGTFDYANINGPIFFCNTVEHYLFIQELFLNAPAYFSQGRPGVHRFFTEFVTGKGTLDQDNWAWDEFLAFLRLSKTPPANLLLSSYWTMGAVRHGDYIAKVRITPDPSFAAAVVRRDIDPTSAAEVFRPALQAELQERPYAFDIQVQLCTDLERMPVEDTTVEWPEQLSPPVTVAKLRLPQQDISSPENLEKMDALSFTPWRVTAEHAPLGNIMRARKEVYRQSSIARHTLNKQPRTEPRSADEVLGPA, encoded by the coding sequence ATGGCAGCACAGTTCGTCCCCTACACGCCGGACGTCGAAGACGACGACCCGCACTTCGACCGCAACGTGCAGACGGTGATCGAAAAGACCGAGGCCTACATCACCGAGTCGGTCACCGCTGGTGGCACCGGCCGGGCCCTCCGCGACGCCCATGCCAAGGGCTACGGGCTGGTCCGCGGGGAAGTGGAGATCCTGGGCGGGCTTCCCCCCGAGTACGCCCAAGGCATCTACGCGACTCCGGGAACCCACGATGCGCTCATCCGCTTCTCCAACGGCTCGCCTCACGCCGGAGCCGACGCGCGACTGGGTGCCGCCACCGGACTGGCACTGAAGATCTTCGACATCCCCGGCCCGACCCTGCTGGAAGACGAACCGGACGCGGGCACCTTCGACTACGCCAACATCAACGGACCGATCTTCTTCTGCAACACGGTCGAGCACTACCTGTTCATCCAGGAACTGTTCCTGAACGCGCCGGCCTACTTCTCCCAGGGCCGACCCGGCGTGCATCGTTTCTTCACCGAGTTCGTGACCGGAAAGGGAACGCTGGACCAGGACAACTGGGCGTGGGACGAGTTCCTGGCCTTCCTGCGTCTGTCGAAGACCCCTCCGGCAAACCTGCTGCTGTCGAGCTACTGGACGATGGGCGCGGTCCGGCACGGGGACTACATCGCCAAGGTGCGCATCACCCCCGATCCGTCCTTCGCCGCCGCGGTCGTCCGGCGCGACATCGACCCGACCTCGGCGGCGGAGGTCTTCCGACCGGCCCTGCAAGCCGAGCTGCAGGAGCGGCCCTACGCCTTCGACATCCAGGTCCAGCTCTGCACCGACCTGGAGCGCATGCCAGTGGAGGACACCACCGTGGAGTGGCCCGAGCAACTCTCGCCGCCCGTCACCGTGGCCAAACTGCGACTGCCGCAGCAGGACATCTCCAGCCCGGAAAACCTGGAAAAGATGGACGCACTGTCCTTCACGCCCTGGCGGGTCACCGCCGAGCACGCGCCCCTGGGCAACATCATGCGGGCCCGCAAGGAGGTCTACCGGCAATCCTCCATCGCGCGCCACACGCTCAACAAGCAGCCGCGCACGGAGCCCCGCAGCGCCGATGAGGTACTCGGCCCGGCCTGA
- a CDS encoding Dyp-type peroxidase: MNTAASSSAASVRVEIDDVQSGALRPRPVPYEGKFIFLRVDDRHAGRALLRRLLPVTAGGLPSVDPSRDAWVAVAFTYQGLRALGVPQESLDSFPRAFREGMAARAELIGDVGESAAAHWEAPFGTGDVHIALSALSSDAAQLDKELERARVAYEDTPGVQVIWQQEVHQLPTGRTTFGFRDGISHPNIEGVGLPGSNPQEVPIKAGEFILGYPDETGNLPPMPSPDVLGRNGTYAAVRKVHTNVAAWRQYLRANTSSAEEEALLAAKMVGRWPSGAPLTLTPEHDDPELAADPHRVNNFLYRENDDRGLRCPAGAHIRRTNPRDSTIIGDARMHRLIRRGTTYGPPLPEGVLEDDGADRGLVGVFLGAHLERQFEFIKAEWVNDGNFIGYPGEKDPVAGHHGGTGSVTIPEKPVRRRLKNLPSFVVTRGGEYCFVPGLRALRWLAELED; this comes from the coding sequence ATGAACACGGCGGCAAGTAGCAGCGCAGCCAGCGTGCGCGTCGAGATCGACGACGTCCAAAGCGGGGCACTGCGTCCACGGCCGGTGCCGTACGAGGGGAAGTTCATCTTCCTGCGCGTCGATGACCGCCACGCCGGGCGTGCCCTGCTGCGGCGACTGCTCCCGGTGACCGCGGGTGGCCTGCCCAGCGTGGACCCGAGCCGGGATGCCTGGGTGGCTGTGGCGTTCACCTACCAGGGCCTGAGGGCCCTGGGGGTGCCCCAGGAGTCGCTGGACAGCTTTCCGCGGGCGTTTCGTGAGGGGATGGCCGCGCGGGCGGAGCTGATCGGTGACGTGGGTGAGAGTGCCGCGGCCCACTGGGAGGCACCGTTCGGAACGGGCGATGTGCACATCGCGTTGAGCGCCCTGTCTTCCGATGCGGCCCAGCTGGACAAGGAACTGGAGCGGGCGCGCGTCGCCTACGAGGACACGCCCGGTGTCCAGGTGATCTGGCAGCAGGAGGTCCACCAGCTCCCGACCGGGCGCACCACCTTCGGCTTCCGCGACGGCATCAGCCATCCGAACATCGAGGGCGTCGGACTGCCCGGCTCCAACCCGCAGGAAGTTCCCATCAAGGCCGGCGAGTTCATCCTCGGTTACCCCGACGAAACGGGCAATCTGCCGCCCATGCCCAGCCCCGATGTGCTGGGGCGCAACGGGACCTACGCGGCCGTGCGCAAGGTCCACACCAACGTGGCGGCCTGGCGGCAGTACCTGCGCGCGAACACCTCCAGCGCCGAGGAGGAGGCGCTCCTGGCGGCGAAGATGGTGGGGCGCTGGCCCAGCGGGGCGCCGCTGACGCTGACACCGGAGCACGACGACCCGGAGCTGGCGGCCGATCCGCACCGCGTCAACAACTTCCTGTACCGGGAGAACGACGATCGCGGCCTCCGGTGCCCTGCCGGTGCGCACATCCGGCGCACCAACCCCCGAGATTCCACCATCATCGGCGACGCACGGATGCACCGCCTCATCCGCCGCGGCACCACCTACGGCCCGCCGCTGCCGGAGGGCGTACTGGAGGACGACGGCGCCGACCGCGGCCTGGTCGGGGTCTTTCTAGGAGCCCATCTGGAACGGCAGTTCGAGTTCATCAAGGCCGAGTGGGTCAACGACGGCAACTTCATCGGCTATCCCGGCGAGAAGGACCCGGTAGCCGGGCATCACGGCGGAACCGGAAGCGTCACCATCCCGGAGAAGCCGGTCCGGCGCCGCCTGAAGAACCTGCCCAGCTTCGTGGTCACCCGGGGCGGTGAGTACTGCTTCGTGCCGGGTCTGCGCGCCTTGCGCTGGCTTGCCGAACTGGAGGACTGA
- a CDS encoding GAP family protein produces MGAVLGDVLGFAAAVAISPLPIIAIILILATPRGRLNGPLFTVGWILGLSALGAVMRRSTASRRSRSSDSDWRWPRSMPRTPR; encoded by the coding sequence ATGGGCGCAGTTCTCGGTGACGTGTTGGGTTTTGCGGCCGCTGTCGCGATCAGCCCGCTCCCGATCATCGCGATCATCCTCATACTCGCCACACCTCGGGGACGTCTCAACGGCCCCCTCTTCACCGTCGGCTGGATCCTGGGACTCTCGGCACTGGGCGCGGTCATGCGGCGATCGACCGCCTCACGCCGGTCAAGGTCTTCGGACTCGGACTGGCGCTGGCCGCGCTCAATGCCAAGAACGCCCCGCTGA
- a CDS encoding GAP family protein yields the protein MDRLTPVKVFGLGLALAALNAKNAPLTIAAAASIGSAGLPVGQQIASLAIFVLIATLGLLAPLGVFLLGGERAKTTLGNWKDWAAQHNVAVMALLFLVLGLKLLGDGISILAS from the coding sequence ATCGACCGCCTCACGCCGGTCAAGGTCTTCGGACTCGGACTGGCGCTGGCCGCGCTCAATGCCAAGAACGCCCCGCTGACCATCGCCGCGGCCGCCTCCATCGGCTCAGCCGGTCTGCCGGTCGGGCAGCAGATCGCATCGCTGGCCATCTTCGTCCTGATCGCCACCCTCGGCCTGCTGGCCCCACTGGGAGTCTTCCTGCTCGGGGGAGAGCGAGCGAAGACCACACTCGGCAACTGGAAAGACTGGGCAGCTCAGCACAACGTCGCCGTGATGGCGCTCCTGTTCCTCGTCCTCGGGCTGAAACTGCTCGGAGACGGCATCTCCATCCTCGCCTCCTGA
- a CDS encoding Dyp-type peroxidase produces MPQPDVLSRNGTYVAFRKLHLRVAEYRRYLKDNASSPEEEEELLAAKMVGRWRSGAPLVLAPDHDDPAIATDPHRVNDFTYHEQDPAGLRCPLGAHIRRMNPRDALADSLVDVKLHRALRRGTPYGPMLPEGELEDDGAERGIVFIFMGTDLVRQFEFLKTQWANDGDFVGLGDEKDPIVGSNDGTGTFTIPKRPVRRRLQQLPRFAVTKGGEYLFMPSIRALKWIAERDT; encoded by the coding sequence ATGCCCCAGCCCGACGTTCTGAGCCGCAACGGCACCTACGTGGCCTTCCGCAAACTACACCTGCGGGTCGCCGAGTACCGCCGCTATCTCAAGGACAACGCCTCCTCCCCCGAAGAAGAAGAAGAGCTCCTCGCAGCCAAGATGGTCGGCCGCTGGCGCAGCGGGGCACCCCTGGTACTCGCTCCCGACCACGACGACCCGGCCATCGCCACCGATCCGCACCGAGTCAACGACTTCACCTACCACGAGCAGGATCCGGCTGGCCTGCGCTGTCCGCTCGGCGCCCACATCCGGCGGATGAACCCGCGCGACGCCCTGGCCGACTCCCTGGTGGACGTGAAACTGCACCGAGCCCTGCGCCGGGGCACCCCCTACGGCCCCATGCTCCCCGAGGGAGAGCTGGAGGACGACGGCGCCGAGCGCGGCATCGTGTTCATCTTCATGGGAACCGACCTCGTCCGGCAGTTCGAGTTCCTCAAAACCCAGTGGGCCAACGACGGCGACTTCGTCGGCCTCGGCGACGAGAAGGACCCGATCGTGGGAAGCAACGACGGCACAGGCACCTTCACGATCCCCAAACGGCCCGTTCGTCGCCGCCTTCAGCAACTGCCCCGCTTCGCCGTGACCAAGGGAGGCGAATACCTCTTCATGCCCAGCATCCGCGCTCTGAAGTGGATTGCCGAACGTGATACCTGA
- a CDS encoding long-chain-fatty-acid--CoA ligase, translating to MNLADLLSRTAAAHGHRVAVELGDHSLTYTELHTLAGRVAALLAARGVTPGDRVGLMLPNLLEFPVLYYGVLRAGAIVVPMNPLLKSREVAHYLGDSGAVLLFAFAPVAEEAAAGAQGTAADVVPVGPGSLTQLLAAHPFPAPERSREEQDTAVILYTSGTTGVPKGAELTHANLVHNSEIIATPLLRLVPEDVLLGCLPLFHAFGQTCAMNAAVTSGARLTLMPRFDPTLALQTIQQRQGTVFEGVPTMYAAMLAADAQQPGAHDASTLRLCASGGASLPVEVLHAFEAAFDCPVLEGFGMSETSPVASFNHPDRPRKAGSIGTPIEGIELCLIDAKDGVGELCVRGHNIMKGYWGRPEATAETIVDGWLRTGDLATVDEDGYYFIVDRKKDLIIRGGYNVYPREIEEVLHEHPAVAEAAVIGIPHPTLGEDVAAAVALHPGNEATAVELRDFVRARVAPYKYPREVWILDVLPKGATRKILKREIPRAVPEDTRP from the coding sequence GTGAACCTCGCCGACCTCCTCAGCCGTACCGCCGCAGCACACGGCCACCGCGTCGCCGTCGAACTCGGCGACCACTCGCTTACCTACACCGAACTCCACACGCTCGCCGGCCGGGTGGCCGCGCTGCTCGCCGCACGCGGTGTCACCCCCGGTGACCGGGTCGGTCTGATGCTGCCCAACCTGCTGGAGTTCCCGGTTCTGTACTACGGCGTGCTGCGCGCCGGCGCCATCGTCGTCCCGATGAACCCCCTCCTCAAGTCGCGCGAAGTCGCCCACTACCTGGGCGACTCGGGCGCGGTGCTGCTGTTCGCCTTCGCCCCGGTCGCGGAGGAGGCCGCGGCCGGGGCCCAGGGCACTGCCGCCGACGTAGTGCCTGTCGGGCCCGGCTCGCTCACCCAGCTGCTCGCCGCCCACCCGTTCCCCGCGCCCGAGCGGAGCCGCGAGGAGCAGGACACCGCGGTCATCCTCTACACCTCCGGCACCACCGGAGTTCCCAAGGGCGCCGAGCTCACCCACGCCAACCTGGTCCACAACTCCGAGATCATCGCGACGCCACTGCTCCGGCTCGTCCCGGAGGACGTCCTGCTGGGCTGCCTGCCGCTCTTCCACGCCTTCGGCCAGACCTGCGCCATGAACGCCGCAGTGACCAGCGGCGCCCGCCTCACCCTGATGCCCCGCTTCGACCCCACCCTGGCCCTGCAGACCATCCAGCAGCGGCAGGGCACCGTCTTCGAGGGCGTGCCGACGATGTACGCCGCCATGCTCGCCGCAGATGCACAGCAGCCCGGTGCCCACGACGCCTCCACCCTGCGGCTGTGCGCCTCCGGTGGCGCCTCGCTGCCCGTCGAGGTCCTGCACGCGTTCGAGGCAGCCTTCGACTGCCCCGTCCTGGAAGGCTTCGGCATGTCCGAGACCTCGCCCGTCGCCTCCTTCAACCACCCGGACCGCCCGCGCAAGGCAGGTTCCATCGGCACCCCGATCGAGGGCATCGAGCTGTGCCTGATCGACGCGAAGGACGGCGTCGGCGAACTCTGCGTCCGCGGCCACAACATCATGAAGGGCTACTGGGGCCGCCCCGAGGCCACCGCCGAGACCATCGTCGACGGCTGGCTGCGCACCGGCGACCTCGCCACCGTCGACGAGGACGGCTACTACTTCATCGTCGACCGCAAGAAGGACCTGATCATCCGCGGCGGCTACAACGTCTACCCCCGCGAGATCGAAGAGGTCCTCCACGAACACCCCGCGGTCGCCGAGGCCGCCGTGATCGGCATCCCTCACCCCACCCTCGGCGAGGACGTCGCCGCCGCCGTTGCCCTGCATCCCGGCAACGAGGCCACGGCGGTCGAGCTGCGTGATTTCGTACGGGCACGCGTCGCTCCCTACAAGTACCCCCGTGAAGTCTGGATCCTCGATGTCCTCCCCAAGGGCGCCACCAGGAAGATCCTCAAGCGCGAGATTCCCCGTGCGGTCCCCGAAGACACCCGTCCCTGA
- a CDS encoding aldehyde dehydrogenase family protein has protein sequence MTAPATDTELLDRAVAELREGSASWAAAPIAERIALLERLLPRIADGAAETAAAGARAKGYGPDSPWAAEDWAGAPWALAQNVSAYLHVLRRIAAGKDPVDARAVHEGNGRTWVDVFPATGWDTLLLNGFTAQVWMRAGTSAQQVRDRAAGEYRGRPGRPAVALVLGAGNVAAITALDILHKLYVEGQVVVAKMNPVNAYLRRHFELVFAEFVERGWLRFVDGGAAEGGYLAAHDGVDAIHVTGSDRTHDAIVWGTDEQAAQRRRDDTPLLGKPFSSELGGVSPCIVAPGPWSEADFRFQAEHIVTSKMNNSGHNCIASQILVLPAEWDGTERLLEQIRKVLRELPPRTDYYPGADQRLGAVLKAHPKAETHGDGPCRVLVPDITDHDDMLITDEVFGSALGVVRLPGATAAEFLRHAVDFANDKLPGTLGATLIVHPRTEKHHRSAVEAAVAGLRYGTLGVNCWSAVGFLLGYTPWGAYPGHTRQDIGSGIGFVHNAFMLEDIEKTVVRAPFAPAPRGLLTGSPSLSPRPPYFVTNRTARTTIERVTRFTAAPAIARLPGIFASALRG, from the coding sequence GTGACCGCCCCTGCCACCGACACCGAACTGCTGGACCGTGCCGTCGCCGAGCTGCGTGAAGGCTCCGCATCGTGGGCCGCGGCCCCGATCGCCGAGCGGATCGCGCTGCTGGAGCGGCTGCTGCCGCGAATCGCCGACGGCGCCGCGGAGACGGCCGCGGCCGGAGCCCGCGCCAAGGGCTACGGCCCCGACTCCCCGTGGGCGGCCGAGGACTGGGCCGGCGCCCCGTGGGCGCTCGCCCAGAACGTCAGCGCCTACCTGCACGTGCTGCGCCGGATCGCCGCGGGCAAGGACCCGGTCGACGCGCGAGCCGTGCACGAGGGGAACGGCCGCACCTGGGTCGACGTCTTCCCCGCTACCGGCTGGGACACCCTGCTGCTCAACGGGTTCACCGCCCAGGTGTGGATGCGCGCTGGCACCAGCGCGCAGCAGGTGCGAGACCGGGCCGCCGGCGAGTACCGCGGGCGGCCCGGACGCCCGGCCGTCGCCCTGGTGTTGGGCGCGGGAAATGTCGCGGCCATCACCGCCCTGGACATCCTGCACAAGCTGTATGTCGAGGGCCAGGTCGTGGTTGCGAAGATGAACCCGGTCAACGCTTACCTCCGGCGGCACTTCGAGCTGGTCTTCGCCGAGTTCGTCGAGCGCGGCTGGCTGCGGTTCGTCGACGGCGGTGCGGCGGAGGGCGGCTATCTCGCCGCGCACGACGGCGTGGACGCCATCCATGTCACCGGCAGCGACCGCACCCACGACGCGATCGTGTGGGGGACCGACGAGCAGGCCGCGCAGCGCCGCCGCGACGACACGCCGCTTCTCGGCAAGCCGTTCAGCAGTGAGCTGGGCGGGGTCAGCCCGTGCATCGTGGCCCCCGGGCCGTGGAGCGAGGCGGACTTCCGCTTCCAGGCCGAGCACATCGTGACCAGCAAGATGAACAACTCCGGCCACAACTGCATCGCCAGCCAGATCCTGGTCCTGCCGGCGGAGTGGGACGGTACCGAGCGACTGCTGGAGCAGATCCGGAAGGTGCTGCGCGAGCTGCCGCCGCGCACCGACTACTACCCCGGGGCAGACCAGCGTCTCGGCGCGGTCCTCAAGGCACACCCCAAGGCCGAGACCCACGGCGACGGCCCCTGCCGCGTGCTGGTCCCGGACATCACCGACCACGACGACATGCTGATCACCGACGAGGTCTTCGGCAGCGCACTGGGCGTAGTCCGCCTGCCCGGCGCGACCGCGGCCGAATTCCTGCGCCACGCCGTCGACTTCGCCAACGACAAGCTCCCCGGCACCCTCGGCGCGACCCTGATCGTCCACCCCCGGACCGAGAAGCACCACCGCTCCGCGGTCGAGGCGGCCGTGGCCGGGCTGCGCTACGGGACCCTCGGCGTCAACTGCTGGTCCGCGGTCGGCTTCCTGCTCGGCTACACGCCCTGGGGCGCCTACCCCGGCCACACCCGCCAGGACATCGGCAGCGGCATCGGCTTCGTCCACAACGCCTTCATGCTCGAGGACATCGAGAAGACCGTGGTGCGCGCACCCTTCGCCCCCGCCCCGCGCGGCCTGCTCACCGGTTCCCCGTCACTGTCGCCCCGCCCGCCCTATTTCGTCACCAACCGCACCGCCCGGACCACCATCGAACGCGTCACCCGCTTCACCGCCGCACCGGCGATCGCCAGGCTCCCCGGCATCTTCGCCTCCGCACTGCGCGGCTGA
- a CDS encoding ester cyclase, with the protein MESSSITQPTTPAEAARSLFERMGRHDLANADQMWSPDAVDTFVAVGEFRGLDAIVGFFTEFLAAFPDMEVETERILSDGSWTTVQWHASGTFTGAPFLGIEATGRRFEGLRAVSVAEWDDQLRIRQNTIYWDGADFARQLGILPPTE; encoded by the coding sequence GCAGCATCACCCAGCCCACCACACCCGCGGAGGCGGCACGCTCCTTGTTCGAGCGGATGGGCCGCCACGATCTCGCCAATGCGGACCAGATGTGGAGCCCCGACGCCGTAGACACTTTCGTCGCGGTCGGAGAGTTCCGCGGCCTGGACGCGATCGTAGGCTTCTTCACCGAGTTCCTGGCCGCGTTCCCCGACATGGAGGTCGAGACCGAACGCATTCTGTCCGACGGCTCGTGGACCACGGTCCAGTGGCATGCCAGCGGGACCTTCACCGGGGCACCTTTCCTCGGCATCGAAGCGACGGGCCGACGGTTTGAAGGGCTGCGGGCTGTCTCGGTCGCCGAGTGGGACGACCAGCTGCGCATCCGCCAGAACACGATCTATTGGGACGGCGCAGACTTCGCCCGGCAGCTCGGCATTCTCCCGCCTACGGAATAG